The DNA segment TTTCTCATACAGGGCTCCAAAGGCCGGTTTCGGCGCCGCGCACATGGGGATTTTCACCATTCTCCCCTCTCTGGGATGCCGCTTCTCGCTTACTTTTCCTCTTCATCGCCGTTTCTTATTCTGGTTCCCAAAAGGCCGGCTAAAATGGCGGCTTTGGGGATTCCTCTTGATTTTAGAGGAATTGGGGGGATTTGTCAAGTGTAAGAAGCCGTAAACTTTCAGCGCGCCGTGCGACTATTGGATCCAGACGCCGTCCGCATTTACCTGATAGCCGTCCGGTGTCGTCTCGTTTGCATACATACGGCCGCGGTGTCCGTCTGATGCTGGGTTAAAGTAGTAATATTTTCCATCGATCAGGGCCCATCCTGTGAGCATACGTCCTCTTGTATTATCGGAAACCGGATTTAAGTAATACCAGAATCCATCGGAGGCATCATGGAACCATCCTGTCATCATGATTCCGTTCTCATCAAACCGGAACCAGTCAAAGGCCTGCTGGCCTGCCGCTGTATTGGCATAGGGGTTCTCCACTGCCGCCCAGGCGTTCCTATACATGACACCTGCCGTATCGGAAAAGCTCCACTGACCGTCTGCATTCTGGCTCCAGGAACCGCGAATCACATATTCCGGAAGCCCATTTCCTGTGCTGATGGATACGGAAGTGCTTCGTCTGCTGGAGCTGGAGCCACCTCCGCCGCCAGAACTGGAACCACCTCCGCTACTGGAACTGGAACCACCTCCGCTGCTGGAGCTTACTGTCATGTCAAAGAAGTTTACGGAATAGGAAATTTCCAATTCATCGCCTTTTTCATCACGAAGGCCAGAAATTGTCACCTGTACCGTATCTCCTGACGAATACGAAACACCCGGCTGGAAAATAATGCAATCCCCATCGCCGTATCCCTTGGTGGAAATATACATGGTTCCCTGTCCCTTGCTGATAACCGCCTTTTGGGAACCATTCGTCACTGTGATTTTAATGTTTCCTTCGTCCGGTCTTGCAAACAGACGTCCAAGGCTCACCGACCATGGACCTGTCATCACGCTCTTCGGCGTATTTCCTGCTGGCCATGCCACGTAATTTACGTCATTCGCCGTATTTCCGCTCCCGTCGAACGAATACATCGCCGAGTAGTTTTTGTAAAAGCCGAAACCGGTCTCTTCCATATTCGGATCCAGGCACCATCTTCTATGCCCCACATCCTTAATGTTGCTGCTGTCACCGTCATTCATCCACTGATTGATGACGGAATAAGCCAGATTCGTATTAAAGCTTGCGTATGCCAGATTCGAGCTTCCGGCTCCCTCTTTTGCAGCCACATAGAAGTCGTCCGGCATGTCTCCAGGCTGACTTGGGTAATGGCTTAAGCGACCGTTTTTCGCGTTGATGATCGCCGCCTTCATGGCAAGCTCCTCATACTCAGCATTGATTCCCACCTCGGAAAGCCCGGCAATATAGCGAACCAGATTCAGAGCATTCAGTCCGTCAGCTCTGGACGTACTGCTCAGGCTACCGGCTTTATAAGGATTGGTTCCCGGTGTTTCGTCATAGGTAACGCTCCGTTTGAGATTAAATGGATGGGCCTTATAATAAGCGCGCACCTCTTCCTCCGACGGCAGTTTCAGGCCGCTCTCCACATTCTTCCCGTAAACAATGACATCACAGGAGGCCTCCAGTTTACTGCCATCTGTTGTTTTTACTTTAATTACAGCTGTTCCGGATTTTTTCGCCGTCACGAGTCCGTCTGCGCTGACAGATGCGGCATCCGGGTTGGAACTGCTCCACTCTACCGCCGTTTTATCCGCATCATATGGGTACAGGGACACCGTAAGTTTCTCTGTCGTGCCTTCCCGAAGATTCAGGGCTTTTTTATCCAATCGGATCGTCACAGCCTGCACCGGATCCTCTACTGTCACATGGCAGGCAGAAGAACGAACGCCGCTGCCATCCATGGCGGCAGCATAGATGTCTGCCTGTCCCTGTGCCACAGCCCTTACGGTACCGTTGGCATCCACCGATGCCACGGATGGATTAGAGCTGCTCCACTGAATCCGCTTGTCGTCCGCATCCGATGGTACAATTGATGCGGTCAGCTTGCTTTCCGCTCCTGTTTCCAGAGACAGCGATGACTTCGAGAGCTGGATTTTTGTCACCGGCTTCTTTGCCGCATCCACCGTCACCTGAAAGGTTTCGCTCCAGTTCCCCAGTTTCACAGTCACCTGCTGCGTTTCTGTCTTTGAGGAATCAAAGCCTGTACACATTCCATCCACCACCGGAATTACAGCCTCTCCGCATCTCGGACACTCGACTGTAATGTAATAATCCAGGCTGCTTAAATCCTCTCCTGCCTCCAAATGCGTCTGCCCTGTCTTTACGAGTCCCGTAACTGTCTGGGAATACCCGCATTCTAAAAATACCTGTACCCATTTGCGGCTCTCTTCTCCGATTCCGATGTGGGTATATCCAGAATTCAGGATGTTAGCCCGGTGCTTGGTACTTTCCATCCAGCCTTCCATCAC comes from the Eubacteriaceae bacterium Marseille-Q4139 genome and includes:
- a CDS encoding Ig-like domain-containing protein, coding for MKRKKWLAKVLAASMAMSLCTSELPAFGQVETTENVRKATDSNASYTEGSTPKRATASNARLLSAKKASEWDTMSGLTLDIVSPYNQRKKASDLEPSVKVFLFGNISGCGNTKGTLLELKTKAEIIQADFYYLDIYKNSVEEIQKQGEEILKLGDQILLCADEDGTNKYGSTATTIFGTGFRMPLVLIIGEENETIACREFTTSAADFADWIETNIKTAYPECVEENLAVRTDTLYMYEGMSRRFPLKSSGGSVLYESSDEAVAEINEDGTITAKKPGTVTLKAFYGSKAGTVTLHVLEEEDPYYTDNEWEVLKLVNEARLENGKEPISMMQDMQKAAHVRAKEQLLLYSHTRPDESSYSTVLSEAGLKGGSSGENIASGYGTPEHVMEGWMESTKHRANILNSGYTHIGIGEESRKWVQVFLECGYSQTVTGLVKTGQTHLEAGEDLSSLDYYITVECPRCGEAVIPVVDGMCTGFDSSKTETQQVTVKLGNWSETFQVTVDAAKKPVTKIQLSKSSLSLETGAESKLTASIVPSDADDKRIQWSSSNPSVASVDANGTVRAVAQGQADIYAAAMDGSGVRSSACHVTVEDPVQAVTIRLDKKALNLREGTTEKLTVSLYPYDADKTAVEWSSSNPDAASVSADGLVTAKKSGTAVIKVKTTDGSKLEASCDVIVYGKNVESGLKLPSEEEVRAYYKAHPFNLKRSVTYDETPGTNPYKAGSLSSTSRADGLNALNLVRYIAGLSEVGINAEYEELAMKAAIINAKNGRLSHYPSQPGDMPDDFYVAAKEGAGSSNLAYASFNTNLAYSVINQWMNDGDSSNIKDVGHRRWCLDPNMEETGFGFYKNYSAMYSFDGSGNTANDVNYVAWPAGNTPKSVMTGPWSVSLGRLFARPDEGNIKITVTNGSQKAVISKGQGTMYISTKGYGDGDCIIFQPGVSYSSGDTVQVTISGLRDEKGDELEISYSVNFFDMTVSSSSGGGSSSSSGGGSSSGGGGGSSSSRRSTSVSISTGNGLPEYVIRGSWSQNADGQWSFSDTAGVMYRNAWAAVENPYANTAAGQQAFDWFRFDENGIMMTGWFHDASDGFWYYLNPVSDNTRGRMLTGWALIDGKYYYFNPASDGHRGRMYANETTPDGYQVNADGVWIQ